In Acidobacteriota bacterium, the genomic stretch GCCAGAAAGAGCATGGTGGTCTCGGTGAGGAGGTAGCGCACCAAGCTACTCCGGTTGGCGCCTGCGGCCAACCGAATGGCCATTTCATTCCTTCTTCCCATGGCACGGGAGAGGAGGAGATTGGCGACGTTAGTGCAAGCGATGAAGAGCACAGAGCCCATGATCGCAATAAGGATGATCCCCGAGATCCGGATTTGGGACCGCGCGTCGTCGCCCCTCGTTCCCCAGTGTCCTTGGGCCAAGCGCAGGACTCGATCCTTCCACCCGGGATCTTCAAGTTCCAATTGAGAGACTACGGCAGCCAAACTGGATTGAGCGCTTTCCAAATTGAGATCGGGGTTGAGTCGTCCGATCATTCTCAACCAAGCGTAGTCGGCATCGTCGAGACGATTCGGGGGCAGCACTTGGGGCTGCATCATCGTAGGCACCCACACGTCTGGCTCCCCTAAGATCCCTTTGAATTCGGCGGGCATGACTCCCACCAGAGTGAGTGGATGACCGTTCACTCGTACAGTTTTTCCAACAATATCTCGACTCCCTTGAAACCGATCTCGCCAGAGGCGATCACTGATCATGGCCACCGGATTGCGCCCGGGGACTTGTCCCTCCTCCGGTAGAAACCCCCTGCCGATGCCCGGTTCTATCCCGAGGACATGCGTATAGTTGGACGAAACCAATCCACCCCAAAGCCTCTCCGTAAATCCATCGGCACTCAGGTGGACCGTGAACCCGCTGTGGGCAATCAGCCCGGAGAAGACCTCGTTGGATTCCTGGATCGTGCGAAATGCGGCGTGCGAAAAGAACTGGTTGTCGCGATTTGGCCGTCCTTTCGTGAATGAACCGAAGCTTACGATCTGATGGGGATTCAAGACAGGTAACGGACGAAAAAAGGCATTATCGACCAGCGTGAAGACCCCCGTGTTCACTCCGATTCCCAGGGCCAAGGTCAAAATCACGACGATTGTGAATCCGGGATTCCTAGTCAACGTTCGAAATGAGAGCCTGAGGTCCCGAACGATGTCCTCCAGTAAGAGAACGAAACGTCGTCGTGATTCGTTTCCTTGCAAAACGTGATCCTTGGGTGAGGTCGGTTGCGGTTCTCCACTCATGGCTTGGTCTCCCAGATCCACAGAATCATGTTTCTACGCCGCCTCGTCCTCGTCGACGATCTGCCCGTCGAAAAGGTGCACCGTCCGCTCGGTGTGTTCGGCATAGCGGGGATCGTGCGTGACGATGCAGATGGTCGATCCTTCCTGGTGCAGCTCTCCCAGAAGTTCCATGACGGCTCCGCCGTTCCTGGAATCCAGGTTCCCGGTGGGTTCGTCCGCCAAGAGAATCGCCGGTCGTCCCACCAACGCCCGCGCCACCGCCACGCGCTGTTGTTGACCGCCCGAGAGCTGAGTGGGGTAGTGGTTCATCCGGTGGGACATGCCAACCCGCTCCAGGGACTCCTCCACGCGCCTCCGCCTCTCGGCCCGTTTCAGATTGCGGTAGGTCAGCGGCAACTCCACGTTCTCGAAGACCCGGAGATCGCCGATGAGGTTGAAGTTCTGGAAGATGAATCCGATCTCCCGGTTTCGCAGGTGGGTCCTCTGGGCGAAGGTGAGGTCCGCAACCGGGTGGCCGTGGAGGTAGTATTCCCCGGCTGTGGGAGCGTCCAACAGTCCCATGATGGAGAGCAGAGTCGACTTGCCGCAGCCCGAAGGGCCGCCAACGGAGACGTACTCCCCCTGCCTCACTCCCAGGTGAACCCCGGACAGGGCATGGGTCTCTACCTCCTCCGTCAGGAAGATCTTAGTGATCCCGTTCATCCGTATCAGCCATTCCGTGTTTCCATCCATTGATTCTTCTCCTTGGTCTGATCCTTGTATTTACTCCAACCGGATCCGGTCATGGTCCTTCCACTGGGCCATGTCGGAGAGCACCACCTGATCCCCAACGTTCAGGCCCTCCAGAATTTGAATCTCGCTGACAGAGCTGGCCCCCAGACCGACGCGGATCCGCTGGGCATGAATCCCGTCCGCTTCCATCCGAAACAGGCTGGCCGAGCCGTCCTCCTGGCTGAAGCCGGGCCGCGGCATGTAGACGACATCGGCTAGATGCTCCAGCTCCACGGTTCCATCCACGCTGAGGTCCGGACGCGCCCCCCGGGGCAGCTCTCCCGCGAGCGCCACGTCCACAGTTACCAGCCCTTCCTTCACTGCAGGGTCGATCCGCGAAACTCGTCCCGGGACGACGCCGTTGCGGGTGTCGATCTCCGCCTTTTGACCCACCTCCAGATCCCGTGCCTGGGTCGCCGCGACCTCGATCTCCGCCTTGAGCCGGCTGGGTTCGGCGATCCGGACCAGGTTCGTACCCGGGGTGACCTGCTGGCCGACTTCCACCTCCACCTGTTGAAGCACGCCGGAGATTCCGGGCCGCACTCGCAAAGACTCCAGTTGGCTCCTCCGCAGTGAGTGGAGCAGACGCCGCTGCTCGACCTCGGCCCGCTTGGCCTCCAGTTGGGCCTCCAGAGATTTGGAGAAGATGTCCGTCCTTCTCTTTTCAAGCAGACGTTGAGTCTCAAGGGCCTCGGCTTTGCTTCGGCTGATCTTTGTATCCATCTCCGAGACCAGGCCCTCGCGAAGCAGAGCGGCGTCCGCCTCCGCCTTGAGGGTTGCCTCCAGATAATCTGACTCGACGCTGGCGGCGTCGGCTTGGCGTTGCATCTTCTCGCTTTCGAGCTGGATCCGGAGATGGGCCATCTCCGCTTCGGCTCGTTTCAACTGGCTCTCCGCATCCAGAGCCTGCTGCTCCAGCTCGGGATTGCTCAATTCCAGGAGAACCGTCTGGGGAGTGACCCGTCCGCCCGGTTGAATCAGGACCCGCTCGACGCGGCCCTCGGTGGCGGCGGGAATCCAGCGGATGATCTCGGGGATCAGCTTGCCCAGGCCGCGAACGCGGCGGGTGAGTTCGCCCCGCTTGACCTCCCCCATCCAGAGGGTGGATCGGTCGACACGGGGAGCGGCCGGCTCCAGGCGGGAAAGGCCCGCGCTGATGGCGGCAATGGAGACGATCACCGACAGCAGGTAAAGAGTGTGTCTGATTTTGCGTCGGCGGGCGGCGAAGGGTCTTTGGATGTCCATGCTGTATCTCCTCGCAATCAGTGTGCCAAGTTTAGGGAAAGAGTCAAATGTATGTAATTAAATGATTTATATGAAAGCGGATATTTGAGCCCGAGATCCGGAGTGTCCGGTTCCGGGATCAAGTGTCCGGTATCGGACACTTGGACGTTGAAGGAGAAAAGGACATCGAGTACGTAGAAAAAATACAGATCAGTACGGTTCGGATGCCTTAGGACCGGCGGGATGTAGTGCTGCTCAACCACCGGAGAGCCTCCCGTCTAATCACGGCGGGCCAGCACGATGTCGTTGCTGTCGACAATGGTGTACATGGCCATTTCCAAGTCGGTCACGGCCTGCTGATAGTCCAGCCGCGCCCTCAGTTCCTGCACCTGCGACTGGCTCAGGTCCCGCTGATACCGGAGCACCTCGAAGTTGGTGGACAATCCGGCCTGGAAACGTTTGTTCTCGCCCTCCAACTGGGCTTCGGAGAGATGTCGAGCAACACGGGCCGCTTCCAGCCGCTTCCTCTGGGTGGCGATGCTCTCGTAGGCATTGCGGACTTCCACGATGATCATCTGCTGCTGGTTCTTGCGCTGGCTGGCGAGTTGGCGGTCCCGGATCAGCAGGCTGGCCCTCTCCGCCTCGTTGGCACGGTTTCTCAGGGGAATTTCCATGCTGACGCCGAGAGTGTAGTTGACGTAGTCGAACCCGAAGACTTGACCCCACGAATTTCCGAAGCCCCCGAAAAACGGATTCGACGGCTGGGGAACGTTCTGCAAACGGGTGTCGGGGACGCCGTCTCCGTCCGTATCCACGAACTCGCTTGCGAAGATCTCGCCGGCCCGTCCCGTATTGGTCAGGCCTACCACCAGGTCCACGGTAGGCCTGCCGTCCTGTTTGTAATACTCCCGGTCCACCTCCACCTGTTCCCGGAGCAGCCGGTTCTGTTCCAGCTCGGGACGCCTCTCCATGGCCCTGGCGATGGCCTCATCCAGGGTGATGGCCAGATCCTGGACTTGTGGAAGCTGAGTCGGGATCAGGGTCAGGTTCCAGATGGCCGCCGTCGGGTCCGGCGCCAGATGGCGCTTGAGTCCGTTCTGGGCGGTGATGATCCGGACTTCCGACTGGATCATCTCCTGCTCGCGCGTGGCCACCTCGGCCCGGGAGGCGGTGATCTCGATGGACGCCATGACGCCGATCTGGACCCGTTTCCGGTTGTTCTCATGCTGGATGATGGCCAACTCCATGGACTTGCGAATGGCCTCGTAGCTCTGGATGGCGAACACCAGCTCCCAGTACTGGTTCTGCACCTGCTGCACGATCTCCGACACCTTCTGTTGGAACTGGCTTTCGCTGATCTCCGTCTCCAGGTTGTAAAGCATGAGCTCGCGCCTGGTCTGGGTCTTGCGGAATCCCCTCCAAAGCGGCTGGCGCAACGAGACGGCGAAGTTGGAACCGAAGGAGGGGTTCATGAAGGAGAAGGCGCTGTTAGTGCTGAAACGGTTGTTGTTGAAGTTCAAGGTGAGGCTGCTTCCGTTGGGCAGATTCTGCACCAGCGACGTGTCGAAGTAGATGAGGCCCGTGGTGTTCACCGGGATTCCCTGACCGGCGTCCAGGATGGACCGGGCCGGGTTTTCGGTGGCCGTCCAGCCCATCTCGACCCGCAGCCGGGGATCGTAGAAACCCTTGCTTCTGAAGATATTCTGGCGGTTCAGATCCTCGTTGTAGTCCTCGATGGCGATCTCCAGGTTGTTGGTCAGCGCCAGACGGATGGCGTCCTTGACGCTCAACTCCCGCACCTGCCTCTCCCGGCGCATCCGGTCCGCCCACGACTCGGGCCGATCGATCGCTGGCATTTCTGACTGGGCCTGATCAATGGCCGTTTTCTCTAGAGGACCAGCTCGCAAGAATGGCACGGTCAACACGAGAAAAATCGGAAGGACGATCCCCGCAAGCGGATCGTAGGTGCATTTGATTCCGCGTCGGTGAACGGCGAACGGACTTGGGATGTTCATGCGGAACAACCCAGCAATCGGAGTGCCAAGGTGGGACGAGATCTATATCTCGCTATAAGTCAAGAGGTTACGGAACACCAGTACGACCGGTCACAGTATTCAGCTGTCCGTTTCCGGGACAAAGTGTCCG encodes the following:
- a CDS encoding HlyD family efflux transporter periplasmic adaptor subunit, which translates into the protein MDIQRPFAARRRKIRHTLYLLSVIVSIAAISAGLSRLEPAAPRVDRSTLWMGEVKRGELTRRVRGLGKLIPEIIRWIPAATEGRVERVLIQPGGRVTPQTVLLELSNPELEQQALDAESQLKRAEAEMAHLRIQLESEKMQRQADAASVESDYLEATLKAEADAALLREGLVSEMDTKISRSKAEALETQRLLEKRRTDIFSKSLEAQLEAKRAEVEQRRLLHSLRRSQLESLRVRPGISGVLQQVEVEVGQQVTPGTNLVRIAEPSRLKAEIEVAATQARDLEVGQKAEIDTRNGVVPGRVSRIDPAVKEGLVTVDVALAGELPRGARPDLSVDGTVELEHLADVVYMPRPGFSQEDGSASLFRMEADGIHAQRIRVGLGASSVSEIQILEGLNVGDQVVLSDMAQWKDHDRIRLE
- a CDS encoding TolC family protein — translated: MPAIDRPESWADRMRRERQVRELSVKDAIRLALTNNLEIAIEDYNEDLNRQNIFRSKGFYDPRLRVEMGWTATENPARSILDAGQGIPVNTTGLIYFDTSLVQNLPNGSSLTLNFNNNRFSTNSAFSFMNPSFGSNFAVSLRQPLWRGFRKTQTRRELMLYNLETEISESQFQQKVSEIVQQVQNQYWELVFAIQSYEAIRKSMELAIIQHENNRKRVQIGVMASIEITASRAEVATREQEMIQSEVRIITAQNGLKRHLAPDPTAAIWNLTLIPTQLPQVQDLAITLDEAIARAMERRPELEQNRLLREQVEVDREYYKQDGRPTVDLVVGLTNTGRAGEIFASEFVDTDGDGVPDTRLQNVPQPSNPFFGGFGNSWGQVFGFDYVNYTLGVSMEIPLRNRANEAERASLLIRDRQLASQRKNQQQMIIVEVRNAYESIATQRKRLEAARVARHLSEAQLEGENKRFQAGLSTNFEVLRYQRDLSQSQVQELRARLDYQQAVTDLEMAMYTIVDSNDIVLARRD
- a CDS encoding ABC transporter ATP-binding protein, with the protein product MDGNTEWLIRMNGITKIFLTEEVETHALSGVHLGVRQGEYVSVGGPSGCGKSTLLSIMGLLDAPTAGEYYLHGHPVADLTFAQRTHLRNREIGFIFQNFNLIGDLRVFENVELPLTYRNLKRAERRRRVEESLERVGMSHRMNHYPTQLSGGQQQRVAVARALVGRPAILLADEPTGNLDSRNGGAVMELLGELHQEGSTICIVTHDPRYAEHTERTVHLFDGQIVDEDEAA